ccaccttaaaggccggcaacacatttCTTGACACCTATTGTTGTAGATGTCCacgggcggttgcctcacctttCCCTTgcgcctcttgcccgtttgccccctctcttatataaaaaaaacacttcatCCCTTGACTGTAATTCCACTGCTGTGGAGCCCTACACACTCCTTGTTATATAGCTAGCACAGGAGACAGCAGCCGCAGGCGACAACTATGTGCCACAACcagaacattattatttgccattttaaaattgtattaataattattgtactaataaaataGAGAACACCACTTGTTAAGGATGGTATAGCAGAGTTTGGATTATTAtcaatttataatgaaatttttcaataaataattaataccagAAGATTTATTGAGCCacctttaatattttaaacaaaaaatgtttatgataaaatagtttaatagaaaattaattgatatttttaattattccaCGGCACTAACACAAATTAGCTATCAATGCCTTGTGTGCTAACAGAGTACTAAACAGTGGTCTCATCTCTCTCAGCAAACAGGAGGTTAATTGTATCACATTAATAGTGCACTCAGTTTCCAGAATGAAAAAGGGAAAAGTACTGTGAATGGAAACAATTACTTTTACTATTGCTGAAAGTCTTCATGACAATTCTCCAAAGCAACAGTTTCTTTGTGTTCAGTTTTACTAAATCATTAAGCAGCACATCTACCAAGTTGGTTGGTTTAAACAGAAAGAATTTTATACCCATTTAAATCTGATATGCTTATATGTAATAGGCATacattaagttatttaaaatttaaatcataaacCAAATAAAAATCTGATTCATGACACAGATGGTACGGTTTTGGAACAATTTTTCAAGGGTAAGTAAATATCAATGAACATGGCAACACTTGAGtactatttttgttaaaaattgtaattcattattatatcaattaataGGAAatgacttattgaaaatcaaaaactactacccatttggaaatgaatgcctcagataTGAGAAAAATGAAGACAAATTTTTACAATCATAAAGGCAGAGCACTTCAACTAAAGATTTTGAGGTGTTAAAGATATTATACTCTGCCTTGAAATTAAATGGAGGCATTGTTTAAGATGTTTTGAAgagatttacaaaaaaaaacagaagaaaTTGTTCTTTTAAAAGAACTTCCGGTTTTAACCACTACTGTAAGCGAAAAATTTGGATTTCTAACTACAGTGGATATAGTTTGTACATAGAGTTCATCATAATGTTATAgtacaaaatacatattatgtttacCTTCCATCTCTGGCAATTCCTTTAAATGTATTGACACCATCATCAATGGCTCTTTCAATATCATCCATGTAGTTGTCTGTAGAACCACGGATCACAATAGTTGCAATGCGGGACTCCAAACTGTCCATGGAGAAGACAACAACACGGGTGTCACCAACTTCTTCCACCTTAACACTGTCACAGTAACCTAACTCTTGTGCTGTAGGTGTTGTAAGTCTTGGTAAAacctaataacataatatttatgtttatctaTATACCTACTACATTGAGAGCAGTGGAAGGTGTAAGAACAAACAatcattaattatacaaatgatttaagttttctttagtgttaattccgccaatatttgtttttaaaacaattcgacatgtgttttgcctctacacaaggcatcctcaggacatttTGTCTCGccaaagtctcgtgccagattttggcttaaatcatttgtataattatggatttccgcaaagtaacgcctaattcaataaattttcaatcatTAATTATGTCTCAAATGAGTACTTTAGAAAAGCAACAAAAATCAACTTAAAACAAGTGTCGGTATAAAGGatgtaaataaacatattttttttaaaaagctttCTCTTTTATACCATGCACCAGTTATATAACTAATGTTGGGTTCGTTTATTTATAATGGACAATATAATGCACTTCTTTCTCTGCATCAATAATGATAATGTCACACCTATAGAACTCTACCTAtcgaaataaaagtaatttagtTTACTACTTAAGAACAATGAAAACTTACAGTGGCATTCACAGTTCTTGCAAGTCTGCGAATATCAAACTTTGAGTTAAGACGGACAGCCATAATACcgtatttattaaggaaatgAAGTGCCATATCACCAAATTTAGCACCAGCCACAACAACTTTGACACCAGTATCAGCtatatcttttatttgtttCTCAAGCAGTGATTCTTCCCCTTTACTAAAGTTTAGTAATTCATCAGCTGATTTTATCAAAACTGTGCCTTTTGTTTCAGTTTGTGTAATGTCGACTGGGCAGGAATAAACAGCCACTTTAGCTTTAGTTGCCTGGCTAACATCTCCCTCCACTTCTCGTTTGAACACCATACCTTGAATAACTTCAGACTGGAGTAATCCTGCCCCAAGAATCTGTAATATCATTAAATGTGTGATTAAAAatgataatgtttttataataaccgtagaaaaaaaaaaaaattaccttacAAACTCTGATATTGTCAAcattaaatgtagttttttcaGGTAGAATTGCTATGCATGCTTTTGCGACTAAAGATGCAATGAAGTCCTCATTTCCATATTGCTTTGACATTAAGGCTGGCTTGAGACCCTTGACCACTTCATCAAAGTTCTTGCAATCTTTAATTTCATGGCAGACAAGTTCAGGCAGGAGTTCCATGCATTTGTCAAGAGCCTTTTCATAACCCTCAGCTATTTCACTTGTTGTGATTCCCAGTCTCAAGAGCTCTTCAGCTGCCTCTAACAAAGCACCAGAGAGGACAATAACAAAGTTTGTACCATCACCTACTTCAGAATCTTGCATTTGACTTGCTAACACAATCAACTTAGCCGCTGGATGTTCAACATCAAGTTCCCTTATGATTGTACCAGCATCACTAGTTATAAATTGTTTCTCAATGTGATTTATAATCATCTTGTTCATTCCATTTGGACCATACGCAGACCTAACACTTTGGGCGAATTGTTTGCATGCGTTAATATTCCGATATACAGCCTCTTCTAGACCAGAAAACATCTGCAAAAAATATAGCACAAGAACAAGATTATATTTAAAGCTAGGGACAATATATATTCTTTCTTTTCAAGACTTGCCTATTGTTTGCGTGATAATTGTGCGTTATTTTATGGTAATAAAATATACGaaagctttttttatttgactatTCGGGCGATGTCATGTCTGTatgagttaaatttaaaacatttttaaatagatcCGTAAGAATTCATGCCCCGTAATTAAATTTTAGATATATTTAGatcattatttctttatatttacgAAGTTTTCCATATTTATGGTATATTCAgataattattcaataaaattttatcatatGGTCAACAACACATGACAAACTTGACTTAATATTGGTTATAATAGTGAACTCACCCGTGCCCCATCTTTAAGCATTTGGGGTACACCCGGAGCCTTTGGAATATGTAACGCCATAACTTTATCTTACTAaacttttacaaattatttgaataaaactttaatatcaACCCTGAAAATTGAAATGAATCACACAGCGTTGcggtaaaattaaagttttttttttttaatttatttagtggcacgggaatCGGCATCAAAGAGTATACACGGGATGCAACTCCATACTCCTTTAAAGATAATAgaagtttaaatttataagaaccTGACGGAATTTGGTGGCACAATTACGTAATACCTATGCAAGTCAAACGATTTCTTCTCTatttactaaaacataaaaGTAAAGCTCTCTGTCATCTTTAAAATCATTGTACACTGCGCGCATAAGGAACAAATCGTTTATTTAGACGCACCTGCATCTGCCTGAGGCTACAAAACCCACTACAGAGTACAGGCAAGGTTTGGTTGGTCCCCGTAAGAAAATGGTGCTCGGCCATTCTGACGGGGTAAGAATGGGTGGAGGACCGGGTGGATAGGATCGATCTACTAGCCATCAAGCGGTCAACCAGCTGAACCTATATTCCCGACGTAGCCCTGATGTTTAAGTTAACCATCCACAGGTGCGGGCTTCGTGGAGGGTGGGGAGCAGAGGTAATGAATCTTTGGAGACTGagacattttgaccaatagttaaacgtttcattcaataagaattgagaatattatgtgttctatctcgctctaaaactaatgctatcgcagtaagccggccagGGAGCGCTTGTGTAAACTCGTGTCGATGCTCGATCAGCGGATGTCAATGAGCCCccactctgtcgctcattgattcaAATTGAATTAATAGCGATCGACGCCGCAACGCGCTTTAGTAGAGTACGTTCGGGCTTGCTGTGAGGTtatgtaacgcggagcatatgactggtcACGTGAGTATACCTGCAGTtttcgagagaacgtgacgatgcttgtacttcgatgagtGGTGACTGGTGATctgcat
This DNA window, taken from Leptidea sinapis chromosome 25, ilLepSina1.1, whole genome shotgun sequence, encodes the following:
- the LOC126972218 gene encoding T-complex protein 1 subunit theta; translated protein: MALHIPKAPGVPQMLKDGARMFSGLEEAVYRNINACKQFAQSVRSAYGPNGMNKMIINHIEKQFITSDAGTIIRELDVEHPAAKLIVLASQMQDSEVGDGTNFVIVLSGALLEAAEELLRLGITTSEIAEGYEKALDKCMELLPELVCHEIKDCKNFDEVVKGLKPALMSKQYGNEDFIASLVAKACIAILPEKTTFNVDNIRVCKILGAGLLQSEVIQGMVFKREVEGDVSQATKAKVAVYSCPVDITQTETKGTVLIKSADELLNFSKGEESLLEKQIKDIADTGVKVVVAGAKFGDMALHFLNKYGIMAVRLNSKFDIRRLARTVNATVLPRLTTPTAQELGYCDSVKVEEVGDTRVVVFSMDSLESRIATIVIRGSTDNYMDDIERAIDDGVNTFKGIARDGRFAPGAGASEIELAQKLLQYADTLPGLEQYAVRKFAVALESIPRALAENSGANATEVVNNIYKAHKDNQKTVGFDIESENNGVCDTKEKGILDLYLLKYWGLKYAVGAATTILKVDQIIMAKRAGGPKPKAPAGSDDES